AAGGGAGAGGAGCCCCAGACCGTACAGGGCGGCGATGACGATGATGGATATGGAGGCGTAGCGCGTCCCCTTGATCAGGAGCAGCACCCCTGAGAAGAGGATCACCAGGAGGGACAGGAGCCATGCGGGCTGGATCAGCGGCGCTATCAGGATCCCAAGAAGGGCGAGGACAGTGGCAAGCGCCGGCCCGGTTTCCCGTATCATTCAGTGTTATGATAGGGGGTTCTCAGACATGAACTTTGTAGTGCGAAGCGGCCGCCGCCCTTCATTCTGCGGAGCGTATAATTCTTTTAAAAACTTGAAAATACAATAGGAATGAAGATGTCATCCTCGCATACTATCCCAAAAAACTATGACTTCCGGGAAGTGGAGGACCGGTGGCAGCGCACCTGGCGCGACGAGGACAATTACTTCGACCCGTCTTCTCCAAAACCGCAGTTCGTCATCGACACTCCTCCGCCCTACCCCACGGGCAACTTCCATATCGGCAACGCCCTCAACTGGTGTTATATCGACTTCATTGCGCGCTACAAGCGGATGTGCGGCTATAACGTGATGTTCCCGCAGGGCTGGGACTGCCACGGCCTCCCCACCGAGGTCAAGGTGGAGGAGATCCACGGGATCACGAAAAACGACGTCTCCCGCGAGGAATTCAGGCAGATGTGCCGGGACCTCACCATCGGCAACATCGAGAAGATGCGCGCCACCCTCCGCCGGTGCGGCTTCTCGACCGACTGGAGCCACGAGTACATCACGATGCTCCCTGAATACTACCGCAAGACGCAGCTCTCCTTTTTACGGATGCTCAATGCGGGCTATATCTACCAGAGCGAACACCCGGTGAACTTCTGCACCCGCTGCGAGACGGCGATCGCCTTTGCCGAGGTCAGCTACGAGCCCAGGGAGACGAAACTCAACTTCTTCGACTTCGACGGCGTCGAGATCGCCACCACGCGCCCCGAGCTCCTTGCGGCCTGCGTCGCCGTCGCCGTCCACCCTGACGACGAGCGCTACCGTCACCTCGCCGGAAAACACCTGAAGGTCCCCCTCTTCGGCCACGACGTCCCGGTGCTCCAGAACGGGGCCGTCGACCCCTCCTTCGGGTCGGGCGCCGTGATGATCTGCACCTTCGGCGACAAGCAGGACGTCCACTGGTGGAAGGAGTACGACCTCCCCTTGAGAAAGGCGATCGACCGGGCAGGGCGGATGACGGCGCTCTGCGGGCAGTACCAGGGGATGATCGCAAAGGAGTGCCGGGAAGTGATCCTCGCCGACATGGAGAAGGCCGGGATCCTGCGGAGGCAGGAGACGATCGAGCAGCGCGTCGGCACCTGCTGGCGGTGCAAGACCCCGATCGAGATCCTCTCAGAACGGCAGTGGTTCATCAGGGTGAAGTCGGACGAGATCCTGGAAGCGGCGCACCAGGTCTCCTGGTACCCCGAGCACATGCGCACCAGGCTGGAGAACTGGGCCGGGCAGATGGAATGGGACTGGTGCATCTCCCGCCAGCGGATCTTTGCAACCCCGATTCCCGTCTGGTCCTGTGCGCAGTGCGGCGCAATCGTGACGCCTGACGAGGCCGACCTCCCGGTCGACCCGACGACCGAACAGCCGAAGCGCCCCTGCCCGCAGTGCGGCTGCGAGGAGTTCGTGGCCGAGCACGATGTGCTTGACACCTGGATGGACTCCTCGATCTCGGTGCTGAACATCACCGGCTGGGACGGGAGCGGTACGCCGCCGATCTTCCCTGCGCAGATCCGGCCGCAGGGCCACGATATCATCAGGACCTGGGCCTTCTATACGATCCTGCGCTCGGTCGCCCTCACCGGCCAGAAACCGTGGGACTCGATCCTGGTCAACGGCATGGTGCTCGGCGAGGAC
Above is a window of Methanofollis tationis DNA encoding:
- a CDS encoding valine--tRNA ligase, whose amino-acid sequence is MSSSHTIPKNYDFREVEDRWQRTWRDEDNYFDPSSPKPQFVIDTPPPYPTGNFHIGNALNWCYIDFIARYKRMCGYNVMFPQGWDCHGLPTEVKVEEIHGITKNDVSREEFRQMCRDLTIGNIEKMRATLRRCGFSTDWSHEYITMLPEYYRKTQLSFLRMLNAGYIYQSEHPVNFCTRCETAIAFAEVSYEPRETKLNFFDFDGVEIATTRPELLAACVAVAVHPDDERYRHLAGKHLKVPLFGHDVPVLQNGAVDPSFGSGAVMICTFGDKQDVHWWKEYDLPLRKAIDRAGRMTALCGQYQGMIAKECREVILADMEKAGILRRQETIEQRVGTCWRCKTPIEILSERQWFIRVKSDEILEAAHQVSWYPEHMRTRLENWAGQMEWDWCISRQRIFATPIPVWSCAQCGAIVTPDEADLPVDPTTEQPKRPCPQCGCEEFVAEHDVLDTWMDSSISVLNITGWDGSGTPPIFPAQIRPQGHDIIRTWAFYTILRSVALTGQKPWDSILVNGMVLGEDGFKMSKSRNNIIAPETVLVEYGADAFRQWGAMGAATGQDIMFNWNDVVAASRFQTKMWNIVRFVLTQIEREPVEDGPVTAVLDRWLLAKLSETVAEVTNALDTYQFDQGLRAIRDFTRNILADDYIELVKGRLYSDDAERASACRALTTTLDVLCRLLAPYVPHFAEECWAQFRKGSVLVQSWPAFACEDEEAERIGDRLVALTAELRRYKHDLGLALNAPFGNLAIYAPEKVDDAGDVARALNAAIAWRTGEPRLEKVPAGVEFNMAVIGPALRKGAKGFMQAVEALPADQLQNPPATVIVDGAEVAVPENAFTPKFAYQVEGEAVDVLTIGEVTVTLRRA